Sequence from the Exiguobacterium aurantiacum genome:
TACGGGAAGTATTGTCCGCGTCCCATCCGCTCAGCGATCCGCTTCATGATTTCCCAGTCCGGGAGCGACTCCCCGAGCGGTTCGCGCACTTTCCGGATCCGAATGACACGTCCTTCTAAGTTTGTCGTCGTCCCTTCGTCCTCGGCCCACGAACAGGCCGGTAAGACGACGTCAGCGAACTCACAAGATTCCGACATGAAGAAGTCACTGACGACGAAGAAATCGAGTTTGTTGAAACTGTCCCACACGTACGGAAGGTTCGGTGCCGAGACGGCCGGGTTCGAGCACATGAGGTGCATCGCCCGAATCGTCCCCGCTTGGATTTCATCGAACATCTCGAACGCGGAGACGCCTGGTTTTGGCATCTCCGAAGGGTCGATGCCCCAGACGCCGCTCACATATTCGACGGCTTTCGGGTCAGTTAACTTCCGATAACCTGGTAACAAGTCGGCTTTTTGTCCGTGTTCCCGTCCACCTTGGCCATTCCCTTGCCCCGTCATCGTGGCGACGCCCGAGGCGAACTTCCCGATCATACCGCGCAGGAGTGCCATCGATGTGTAGAGCGAGACGTTGTCGACGCCTTTTGATTGTTGCTCGACGCCGCGGGCGAACAACATGACCGACCGTGGGCTCTTCCCGTAAATATGACCTGCCTTCTCAAGCTTTTCGATAGCGACCCCGGTCACGTCACTCGTCCGTTCGAGCGTCCAGTCACGGACCGACGCTTTCAACTCTTCGTAATTATCGCAACGCTCATCCACATACGCTTGATCGACGTAATCGTGTTCAATCAAGAAATTGAGCAGTCCCATCGCTAATGCCGCATCCGTCCCTGGCTTCAAATCAAGATGGACGTCCGCAACGCGCGCCATCGGAATCTCACGCGGGTCGGCGACGATGATTTTCGCGCCTTTATCTTTTGCCTTCCAAATATGTTGCGTCGTCGTCGGGTGACATTCGGCGATGTTCGAGCCAGCGACAAAAAATGTGTCGACGTGCTCGAATTCCGTCCACGGGAGCGTCGCCCCGCGGTCAATCCCGAGTGTCTTCAAGAAACCGCCGGCAGCTGAGGACATACAGAACCGACCGTTATAGTCGATGAATCGTGTCCCGAGTGCGACGCGGGCATACTTCCCGACGAGATAACATTTCTCATTCGTCATCGAGACGCCACCGAAGACGGACACCGCGTCTTTCCCGTGTTCCCGTTGAATCCGTTTGAAGTTCGCTTCGATCACGTCGAGCGCTTCTTCCCATGTCGCTTTTTCAAACTTGCCGTTCCGCTTGATGAGCGGGGTCATGATGCGATCCGGATGTTCGATTGTTTGATAGGCCGTGACGCCTTTCGGACAAAGTTTTCCTTTATTGACCGGGAAATCGTAGCGTGGCTCGACGCCTTTGACGGCCCCTGTCTTCTCATCGACCCGGATGTGCATGCCACACTGCATGCCGCAGTAGCAACAATGGGTCGTGATCAGTTTCTCACCCGGTTTGATTAAGTTCTGTACTTCTGGCGACGTTAAAAAGTCACTCATCGTCTTCCCCTCCATAGAACGTTTCCGCTCTTCGTTTTGAAAATCCACTGACGTGATAGCCGTTGATCGTTTGAAGCGGATAATGCATCCCGTCACTTCCAGGTCGTCCGAGCGCCGAATCGAGCCGGGCTCGACGACGACAGGCGTGACAGAGATCCTGGACCGTATGCGCCGCATCTACTTTCACGAGCTGCTCCGACCCTTCGAGCAATTGCTTCACTTGTTCGATTTCTTCAAGTGTCCCGGTCGGTTCGCCACACTTAACGCACAGGTGTCTCATCTTTAGCCTCACCTTTCGTCTCCTTCGGCCGGCCGAATCCTGGCATCGACATGCCGGTGTTCGTATCGACCGGGTGCGTCGGCAACTGTCCGTTCATCAAGTTCAACTGCATCTTCACACGCATCGAACGTCGACACGGTTGGCAGTAATCCGACAACTGGGTCCCGTCACTGAGTCCGAGCTGGATCGTCTGTGCCTGTAAAATCGCTTGGACGTCCTCGACTTGATTGTCGGTCGCATAACGTGTGCCACACCCAGCGCAGACACGTGTCTCGTCCGCCTCGACTTCCCGGTAATTCATCGGCACACTGGCTGCCATCGGCCGGACCGGCAAGTGGAACAGTTTACCGAACGGGAAGTAGCATAAAAAGATGATAACGGTCAATTGATGGAACAAGGCGAGCTCATGATGGATGAAACCGCCGAAGAACACGTACGACACGGTCAACAAGAGACCCGATACAGTGACGATGAGCAACATAAGGAGCGGTAAAATATCAAACTCGAACCGCTGGGTCACTTTCACGTCTTGGTCGTTGATCCGGCGATAGAGCGCCATGAGCACGCCGACGAGCAACATGAGCGCGGTGATGTTCAAGCCGTTGTAGACCATTTCGGCGAACAACCCGTGCGCGGCCATCTTAATCGTCGGAATATTAAAGACGATGATTTGATACTTCTCGATATCGATTAAATCAAACCGCATCCACTGGAACGTCAACCCGAACGTGATGGCGAACGACCCGAGGCATCCCCAGGCGATCAACATGTGTTGGGTCCAGCGATACCAGCCTCGCTCCCAAATGAACTTCTGCAAGACGATGTTGTTGACGGTCGTCGCGGCGACGGCTTTGCCGGCCCGTTTCTTTTCTGCCTTCATCTGTTTGAGGCTTCGCTTCAACACTTGTGAGGTGGCCGGCCGTGCAAAAAATAACGTCAAGCGAACGACCATCCCGATCATGCAGACGACAGCACCAATGTAATAGCCAAACAACGCCATGTCGACATGTTCAAATCTCCCTGAGGCGACCCACGTCGAGAGCACCAACATGGTAAACCCTACGAACGACCACTTTGCGGCGGTCGAATAAAAATAACGATCGGACATATGTGTTCCCCCTTCTCTTTCCGAGCGACTTCATAGTTTCATCATAAAGATGACATCTCGACTTAACTGTTACTTTTTTCACAGATAAGCGATTCGAGACGTGACAGAATAATGAACGAAGGAGGCGTTCCCTTATGAAGTCATCGCTTAAAATCATGTTATTCCTCACCATCGCGGCCATGCTCGTCGTCTTTTCCATCGGTTTCGTCTTCGCCAACCGGGCGACGACCGAACCGGATGTCGAGGGGTATGTGATTGAAATAAATGAATCTGACCGCACCGCTCTCGTGATCAGCGACATCACCGCAGAAGAGGCGACACTTTCGCCTGACGAACTGTTCGCTCAAAGCGCACCGGAAAACGTGAGCTGGTTCAAGTTTCAAGTGAAAGCCACGTTCGAGCAAATCGCTGTCGGGGACCACGTCCATATTTGGAAAAAGACCGGTCCGAGTATCTTAAATACACCGAACCGGTCTTATGTGAAAAAAGTCGACGTGATTGACTAATATTGACGCTTGCCGTAACGTTCACTCAGCCAGAGGACTAAAAACGCCAAACCAACCAGCCATCCGCTCCAGACGAGCGCCTGGGTCATATCGCCGTTGATCGTCGCCATATAAATCGCTGTGGCGAGCGTCATCGTCTCGCCCGGGATGTTTCCCGCAATCATCATCGTGATCCCGAACTCGCCGATCGACCGGGCGAAACCGAGGACGAAACCGCTCGTCAACGCAGGTAACAGCAGCGGAATCGTCACGTAGGTGAACAGTTGACGCTCTGACCCGCCGAGCACGCGTCCGGCCTCATACCATTCCGCATCGAGTTGTTTGAGCCCGAGCCGAATCGTTTGATAGATGAGCGGGAATGCGGCCAAGGCGGACGCGATGACGTTCGCCTGTTTTGTGAACAAGATGGAGACGGGTAAGAACCCGCCAATCCCGTTGTTCCCGAGGACGATCAAGGCGTACAACCCGATGACCGTCGGCGGCAAGATGAGCGGCAACAAAAACATCGTCTCGAGCAGCCGTTTGCCTTTGAACTGACGGTGATGCATGAAATAAGCTGCGCCGAAGGCGAGGACGAAGGCGCTCATCGTCGCCATCATCCCGACTTCGAACGTGAGCTGAAGTGGAGATTGCGTCATTTGGAAAATCCTTTCGCCAAAAAGTGAGTTTGGATGTCGTCGTCAAACAAACGTGCGTAGACATCGCGGACGTATGATTCATGCGTCAACCGGACTGCCGGATACGAGATCGTGCCCGTCGCTTCAAGTGGAATCGACTGAATCGCCTCGACGCCTGTCGTCAATTCTGTCTTATAGACGAATCCCGCATTGGCATCGCCTTGTTCGATGAGCGTCAGCACTTGTCTCACGTTTTGGGCGAACATGATTCGAGGTTCCGCCTGTCCCCACGCCCCTTCCACTTCTAATGCCGCTTTCGCGTAACGACCGGCCGGGACGTTCACCGGGTCGCCGATGACGATGCGAGCGCACGTATTTAAGTCGTCCCACGTCTCCGCGCACGGTTTCCCTTTCGGTGTCACGAGCCACAACTCGTTATGCAAGAACGCATCCCGCTCTAGAATCGGGATTTGTAATCGATTGACATCGTCATCGCTCGCGGCTAAAAAGATATCCGCTGGAGAGCCGTGATTGATTTGTGCTCGTAAGGCGCCGCTCCCGTTCGTCACGACCCGAACGTCGACCCCCTCAAGTTCCGCTTCCAGTTGTCGCTCGACCTCTTCCAAGGCCGGTCCTAAACTTGCCGCTGCTAAGATGGTCACGGTTTCCTCCGAATCCGGACTTGACCACACTTGACTTAGCAATAAGACGACCGCCACCCCGATGATGACCCCACTCACCCGTTTCATCATGAATCACTCCTTTGCTTCTCCCTTATCGTAGCGATTGATTCGCCACCCATCTGTATCAAACGTCACAAAAATACACCTCCACGTGAGTAGAGGTGTGCCATTTCTTAAGCGAACGTGCGCGCCCGCGGGAATAGAATATTGTTTTCGAGATGAATATGTTCGAACGTATCCGACTCGAGCGCTTCTAACCGTTGATAGACAAGACGATATGTTCCACACGCACCTTCAGGCGGTGTATAGTCGTTCGTGATCTGACGCAATTCTTTTAAAATGTCACCGGCGGCCGCGTGTTCTGACTCGAGCGATGCCAATATGTCGTCGATCTCCCGTGTCGTTTCAGCTGTCGGTGCCGTCTCATGACGAAGCAACGTCGGGAAGTCTTCCGTCTCTTCTTTGACGATATGTTGTTCGAGCTCCACCTTCAATTGATTGAACAGTTGATGGATGCGCCCGAGGTGTGGATGGTTTTGTCCGTGGACCCGGAATACTTTTGTCACATATGGTGTGAGCTGTGGCAATTCATCCGTCAAAAATTGGTGATGCTTATAAATGATATGCTCAATCAATTCTGAGGAAGACGCGGCATCCCAATCGATGCTCTTCTCGTTCATCTCTTGCTTGCGTTGATAGAGCGCATTGACTTCTTCTAAAACGTCTTCGGTCGACCGTTTCGATTTGTCTGTCGCTTCAGAAAGGGGCCGATTGCCGCCGCAACAAAAATCGATTCGGTTCCGTTTGAAGATATCTGCCGCTTGCGGGCACTGTTTGACGATTTCAGAAACGTGCGTATCGCCCGTGAATGTCTGTGTCATCTGTCATAACCTCCATATTCGTTTTGACATGTTCAGCGTAGCAAGAGTTTGACGACAAAAATGTGAAATACGTCACATTTCAGTAAATAGGACGCACGCGTTCCGAATTTGGACACAAAAAAGCCCCTCTTGTTGAGGGGCATCGCTTAATGGGACGGCGTTTCAAATTGTTCTGCCTCGGTCGATCCGGCGAGTGCCGTCGTTGACGACTGCCCTCCCGAGATGACGAGAGATACCTCGTCGAAATACCCGGTCCCGACCTCGCGCTGGTGACGTGTCGCCGTGTACCCGTGTTGTTCGGCACTGAATTCGGCTTGTTGCAGCTCCGAGTAGGCGGCCATCCCTCGGTCTTTGTATCCGCGTGCGAGTTCGAACATCCCGAAGTTGAGCGAGTGGAAACCAGCGAGCGTGACGAATTGGAACTTGTACCCCATCGCTCCAATCTCTTGTTGGAACGTCGCAATCTCCTCGTCCGACAGCTTTTTCTTCCAATTGAACGAAGGCGAACAGTTGTAAGCGAGCAGTTTTCCTGGATACTTCGCGTGAATCGCATCCGCAAATTGGCGTGCTTCGTCCAAGTCCGGCTCCGACGTCTCGCACCAGACGAGGTCGGCGTACGGTGCATAGGCGAGACCGCGCGCGATCGCCTGTTCGATTCCCGCCTCGGTCCGGTAAAACCCTTCCGGCGTCCGGTCGCCAACGATGAACGGATGGTCGATTGGATCGATGTCGCTCGTGATCAAATTCGCGGCGTGGGCATCGGTCCGGGCGACGATAATCGTCGAGACACCCATGACGTCTGCCGCGAGACGTGCGGCAATCAAGTTTTTCACGGCCGTTTGTGTCGGCAGCAACACTTTGCCACCGAGGTGTCCGCACTTCTTCTCCGACGACAGTTGATCCTCTAGGTGAACGCCGGCTGCGCCCGCCTCAATCATCGCTTTCGTCAACTCGAAGACGTTGAGTACACCACCGAAACCGGCCTCCATGTCAGCGACGATCGGGGCGAACCAATGCGTATCGCCTTTCCCTTCCGCCGTTTGAATTTGATCGGCCCGTTGAAGCGCCTGATTGATCCGTTTGACGACACTCGGCACCGAGTTGGCCGGGTACAGACTTTGGTCCGGGTACATGTGCCCCGACAAGTTCGCATCGGCGGCGACTTGCCATCCGCTCAAATAGATGGCCTCGAGGCCCGCCTTCACTTGCTGGATGGCCTGATTTCCCGTCAATGCGCCGAGCGCGTGAACGTAATCTCGTTCATGGAGTAACTCCCATAACCGTTCCGCCCCTTTTGTCGCGAGCGTATGCTCGATTAGGACAGACCCCCGAAGTCTCATCACGTCTTCGACCCCATATGGACGTTCGACCCCGTTAAACCGTTCCGACTGTAACATATCCTCTAGTTGCACGTGTTGTTCGTTCATATCCATTCCTCCTGTATTATATTAATTTATATAATTACCATTTGTTATATAACAGATAATACGAGCTTAATCCAAGTATGCACAGCATTCGAGTGCCGCTTTGAATGACGAGTGTTCCATGCCGCAGCAACGACAGACGTTTTCTTCGTCACGATCTTCTGGTTTACGGAATATGACGACCTCTTCGACCGGCTCTCTCATGATTTGTAGCGACCCGTCGGCCCGGTCGAGCACGAGGCGCATCAAATCGTTCCCATAGACGAACGCCGTGTTAGCGAGCGCCGCTGTCGATTCCCCCGAGACAATCCGACGGACGACCCAACGTTCAATCAACTGTTCGCTTTCGATTTTTTTCGTTGTCATGATGATGCTCCTCCTTTTAAATTCGGTTCTAATGTCACTTGTTGTAAAAACTGTCGACGGCGCCGATGCAAAATCGGTTCCGTATATCCGTTCGGCGACTCGTCGCCTTCGAACACCAAATCTTTCGCCGCTTGATAGGCGATCGAACGCTCCACGTCAGGCGTCATCGGACGATAATGTGGATCTTCCGCGTTTTGCGCGTCGACGACCTCAGCCATCCGGTAAAGCGTCGCTTCGACTTGTTCGCGGCTACAGACTCCATGGTATAGCCAGTTGGCGACATGTTGACTCGAAATACGAAGCGTTGCTCGGTCTTCCATCAACCCGACGTGATGAATATCTGGCACTTTGGAGCAACCGACACCTTGCTCGACCCAACGGACGACGTAACCGAGCAACCCTTGCAAGTTGTTCTCGAGCTCCTCGTTCACTTCCTCATCTGTATAGAGACGCGTGGCGAGTGGTACCTCGAGCAGACGCCCTCGCTCAGTTGCTGGATCAAACGAACGACCAATCAACTCACGCTGAACGTCAAATGCATCAACTTGATGGTAATGCAGCGCATGAAGCGTGGCCGCCGTCGGGGACGGCACCCAAGCCGTCGTCGCCCCGGACCGGACATGATTGCTTTTTTCACGCATCATATCGCGCATCCGATCGGGCATCGCCCACATCCCTTTCCCGATTTGCCCGCGTTGATGGAATCCTGCGTCAAGCCCGATCTGGACGTTCAGACGTTCATAAGCATCGAGCCACGCCGAGGTCTTCATCTCGCCTTTCTTGCGCATCGGTCCGAGCGTGAGCGAGGAGTGAATCTCATCGCCCGTCCGGTCGAGGAATCCGGTATTGATGAAGACGATGCGTTCCTTCACTTGCTCGATACAGTTCTTCAAATTAAGCGACGTGCGTCGCTCCTCGTCCATCACGCCGACTTTGAGCGTGTGACGCGGTAACTCGAGTACATCTTCAATCGCATCGAACAAGTCGTTCGTGAACGCGACTTCCTTAGATCCATGCATCTTCGGTTTGACGATATAGATGGAGCGTTCGCGGGAATTTCGTCTGGCATCAAGATGGCGGCTCGCGATGAGCGCAGTGAAAATCCCGTCCAAGATCCCTTCCGGTACTTCACGCCCTTCCGCGTCGAGCATCAAGTCTGTCGTCATCAAGTGCCCGACGTTTCGAATAAAGAGGAGCGACCGTCCTGGGACCGTGACTTCACGCCCGTCTTTCCCGATATACTTTCGGTCAGGGTTCAACTTCCGAGTGAGCGGCCGCCCGCCTTTCGTGAACGTTGCTTCGAGCGTCCCGTCCATCAGGCCAAGCCAGTTTTCATAAAGGTGGACCTTGTCTTCCGCCCGAACAGCCGCGACCGAGTCTTCACAGTCGACGATGGCAGACAAGGCGGACTCGAGTTCGATGTCAACGAGCCCTGCTTGATCCGTCCGTCCGATTGGATGGTTCCGATCAAATTTTAATTCGGCATGAATCCCGTTATGGATGAGCAATAAACTCGTCGGAGCTTCTGGATTCCCCACATAACCGACGAGACAATCATCTTGAAACGCGATGCGGTTCCCTTCGATGATTGCGTATGGTCTGCCCTCTGACACGAGATAGCCGTTCGCTTCTGGGTGCGAGCCTTCCTGGAGCGGAAATGTATCGTCGAGAAACTGTTTGGCGTAGGCGATGACCGCTTCACCTCGGACTGGATTATAACCACTCGACTTCGTTTTCCCGTCCTCTTCGTCGATGACGTCCGTTCCGTACAAGGCGTCATACAGACTTCCCCAGCGGGCGTTCGCCGCGTTCAACGCATAGCGCGCGTTGTCGAGCGGAACGACGAGCTGTGGTCCGGCTTGCCTAGTAACCTCTGAATCGACACCTGAAACGTCGATGCTGAAATCAGGGACGGTCGCTTCGATGTAATCGATGGACCGAAGGAAACGCTCATAGTCTTCCAGGTCGAAGGCTTGCTTGTGCTCGCTGTACCATTCCTGTAATAGTCGCTCATACGACTCACGTTCGTGAAGCAGTGACTCATTCCGAGGAATGAACTCATCGAGTAGGCGCCCGACCCCAGTCCAAAATTGTCGGTGTGCCTCATCGTCAGGCAATATACGAGCCGAGATGAAGTCGAGCAACGTTTCATGTACGTGATAAGTACCTACTTGTTTGTAATGTTCCAAGCCGTCACATCCTCCCATTCAATTGTTATATATCAGTTGACTTTAATATAGACTATTATATAACAGTTTGACAACAGTTTTTTTGAAACTTTTTATTTGCGATCTATTTCAAAACCGATTAGTATACATTGTGTGACCTATCAATGATTGATTCATCAATTAGTTTTTTGAAGGAGGATACCCGATGCGCGACGCCTGTTCGCTCAGCGATGAGATTCTCTACCACGTCATCACCGTACAAAAAGAACTGGCCCAACTGTTCGATACGGAAATGGACGGGCTCAGCTCGACCCGCTTCGATATTTTGAGCAACTTGCATCACGTCGGCCCTTTGCGTCAGCGTGAACTGCAACAACGGGTTGGCGTCGATCATGCCGCCATCACGCGTCATTTAAAACAGCTCGAGACACAGGGCTTGATCACGCGCGAACGCTGCCTCCAAGACAATCGGGTCATTTATGTCGATTTGACCGATGTCGGTCGGGAGCGGATTGCACATTGGACCGAGCAAAAGAAGTGCTTATCGGACCGACTTTTTGTAAACATGAAGGTAGAGGAGCAACGACAGTTACTCGAACTTTTAAATACGTTACAAACCAACATTCAACATGAAAGGAAGACCCTTATATGAACACGACAACACAAAAAGATTTTATGGAAATCCTCAAAGGACGCCGCTCGATTCGCGTCTATGATGAGAACGTCAAAATCTCAAAAGAAGAGATGACCCAAATCTTGGAGGAAGCGACGACGGCGCCGTCTTCACTCAACCTGCAACCATGGCGCTTCGTCGTCATCGATAGCGCAGAAGGCAAAGAAACGCTCCTTCCGCTCGCAAGCTTCAACAAACGCCAAGTCGAGACCTCATCAGCCGTCATCGCCATCTTTGCCGACTACCAGATGGCCGACTATACACAAGAGATCTTCGACACGGCCGTCGAACGTGGCCTCATGCCACCAGAAGTCCGCGACCGTCAAGTCGACATGATCAAAGGCATCTTCAAAGACGCACCGAAAGAGTCTGTCAAAGACAGCATCTTGCTCGACTCGGGTCTCGTCGCGATGCAACTCATGCTCGTCGCCCGTGCCCACGGCTACGATACCAACCCAATCGGTGGCTACGACAAAGCGAACATCGCGGAAGCGTTCGGTCTCGAGAAAGAACGCTACCTTCCGGTCATGCTCCTCTCAATCGGGAAAGCTGCGGAAGAAGGTTACCAATCGGTCCGCTTCCCAATCGACCGCATCACGGACTGGAAATAAGCAAAAGCTCAAGAAAGCTCAAGCGCCTCGGGCGCTTGAGCTTTTTTTATCCGATGTATTTGACGACCTCGTTGAAATCGCGGCGTGTCTTCGGCGCGAAGTCACGGGCCCGATGTCCGAACGCGACCATGACCGAGAGCGACCAGGTGCCTCGTTCCATGACGCCTTCTGAAATTAATAATTCGTCAATCTCCGCTTGATTGAACCCTTCGATTGGGCATGAGTCGACGCCGATTTGGGCAGCGGCCGTCATCATGTTGCCGAGCGGGATATAAGTCTGGCGTTTGATCCACTCTTGGAACACACGCTCGTCGTCCAACAGTCGATAATCTTGTTCCTGGAACTCACGGACACGTTTTACCCGAAGGGCGTATTCGTCCTCGGTCCGTCCTTGGACGTCCGTGACGATGTGACGGATGTAGTCCGAGTCGTAGCGCATCGCTTCAGGCGTCCGCGCCAAAATCAACACGAAATGGCTCGCCGTTAACGCCTGTCCTTGCGCACCCCACGCGTGGTCTTTGATCTTCCGGAGCAAGTCTTCGCGACGAATGACGACGAACTGCCAAGGCTCGAAGCCGAACGAACTCGGTGATAAGCGACCCGTCTCCAGAATGAATTCGAAATCTTCCTCATCGATTTTGCGGTCCGCGTCGAACTCTTTCGTCGCTTGACGCCAACGATACGCATCTAAAATATCTTCTTTTTTCACGATGATCCACTCCCCATTTACCAAGATGACTCCATCATATCAAAACGATAAATAAGAAAGCGCTCATGGAGATTCTTTAACGGCAAGCGAACGTCCTGTACATAGCGGAACGGCGTCTCGTCATTCAAAAAATGTAAGTACTCATCGGCCGGATAATAGAGGATGAGGTCGACCGGACGCGGCGTGCGTTCGACCGAGTCGATGATGTTCGCGACGACTTGCCGGAACACGTTCACCGAGAACGGATTGAAGAAATAAAAGCGGTTCGCCTCATCAGGCACCTCAAATTGTTCGGCGTAGCCGCGGACGAGTTGGACACTGCCACGCGTCCGATGTTTCTTGGCGTAATTCATCCAATTCTCAAGTGCCGCCTCGTGGAAGCCACCGTCCATCTCGATGCCGATGGCCCGGACCCGGAACGTATAGGCGAGATAAAACGGAAGACGTCCTTTCCCCGAACCGAAGTCGACGACCGTGTCCGTGGCCGCGAGCGGATAGGCGTCACGCAACAAGTCGAGCGCCTCATACGGGGTCGGTTCATAGCGGTGGTATTCGGCCGAGGCCGGG
This genomic interval carries:
- a CDS encoding malate synthase G, with translation MEHYKQVGTYHVHETLLDFISARILPDDEAHRQFWTGVGRLLDEFIPRNESLLHERESYERLLQEWYSEHKQAFDLEDYERFLRSIDYIEATVPDFSIDVSGVDSEVTRQAGPQLVVPLDNARYALNAANARWGSLYDALYGTDVIDEEDGKTKSSGYNPVRGEAVIAYAKQFLDDTFPLQEGSHPEANGYLVSEGRPYAIIEGNRIAFQDDCLVGYVGNPEAPTSLLLIHNGIHAELKFDRNHPIGRTDQAGLVDIELESALSAIVDCEDSVAAVRAEDKVHLYENWLGLMDGTLEATFTKGGRPLTRKLNPDRKYIGKDGREVTVPGRSLLFIRNVGHLMTTDLMLDAEGREVPEGILDGIFTALIASRHLDARRNSRERSIYIVKPKMHGSKEVAFTNDLFDAIEDVLELPRHTLKVGVMDEERRTSLNLKNCIEQVKERIVFINTGFLDRTGDEIHSSLTLGPMRKKGEMKTSAWLDAYERLNVQIGLDAGFHQRGQIGKGMWAMPDRMRDMMREKSNHVRSGATTAWVPSPTAATLHALHYHQVDAFDVQRELIGRSFDPATERGRLLEVPLATRLYTDEEVNEELENNLQGLLGYVVRWVEQGVGCSKVPDIHHVGLMEDRATLRISSQHVANWLYHGVCSREQVEATLYRMAEVVDAQNAEDPHYRPMTPDVERSIAYQAAKDLVFEGDESPNGYTEPILHRRRRQFLQQVTLEPNLKGGASS
- a CDS encoding MFS transporter encodes the protein MSDRYFYSTAAKWSFVGFTMLVLSTWVASGRFEHVDMALFGYYIGAVVCMIGMVVRLTLFFARPATSQVLKRSLKQMKAEKKRAGKAVAATTVNNIVLQKFIWERGWYRWTQHMLIAWGCLGSFAITFGLTFQWMRFDLIDIEKYQIIVFNIPTIKMAAHGLFAEMVYNGLNITALMLLVGVLMALYRRINDQDVKVTQRFEFDILPLLMLLIVTVSGLLLTVSYVFFGGFIHHELALFHQLTVIIFLCYFPFGKLFHLPVRPMAASVPMNYREVEADETRVCAGCGTRYATDNQVEDVQAILQAQTIQLGLSDGTQLSDYCQPCRRSMRVKMQLNLMNGQLPTHPVDTNTGMSMPGFGRPKETKGEAKDETPVR
- a CDS encoding DUF3221 domain-containing protein, whose amino-acid sequence is MKSSLKIMLFLTIAAMLVVFSIGFVFANRATTEPDVEGYVIEINESDRTALVISDITAEEATLSPDELFAQSAPENVSWFKFQVKATFEQIAVGDHVHIWKKTGPSILNTPNRSYVKKVDVID
- a CDS encoding MarR family winged helix-turn-helix transcriptional regulator produces the protein MRDACSLSDEILYHVITVQKELAQLFDTEMDGLSSTRFDILSNLHHVGPLRQRELQQRVGVDHAAITRHLKQLETQGLITRERCLQDNRVIYVDLTDVGRERIAHWTEQKKCLSDRLFVNMKVEEQRQLLELLNTLQTNIQHERKTLI
- the ric gene encoding iron-sulfur cluster repair di-iron protein — translated: MTQTFTGDTHVSEIVKQCPQAADIFKRNRIDFCCGGNRPLSEATDKSKRSTEDVLEEVNALYQRKQEMNEKSIDWDAASSSELIEHIIYKHHQFLTDELPQLTPYVTKVFRVHGQNHPHLGRIHQLFNQLKVELEQHIVKEETEDFPTLLRHETAPTAETTREIDDILASLESEHAAAGDILKELRQITNDYTPPEGACGTYRLVYQRLEALESDTFEHIHLENNILFPRARTFA
- the modB gene encoding molybdate ABC transporter permease subunit, with the protein product MTQSPLQLTFEVGMMATMSAFVLAFGAAYFMHHRQFKGKRLLETMFLLPLILPPTVIGLYALIVLGNNGIGGFLPVSILFTKQANVIASALAAFPLIYQTIRLGLKQLDAEWYEAGRVLGGSERQLFTYVTIPLLLPALTSGFVLGFARSIGEFGITMMIAGNIPGETMTLATAIYMATINGDMTQALVWSGWLVGLAFLVLWLSERYGKRQY
- the modA gene encoding molybdate ABC transporter substrate-binding protein gives rise to the protein MMKRVSGVIIGVAVVLLLSQVWSSPDSEETVTILAAASLGPALEEVERQLEAELEGVDVRVVTNGSGALRAQINHGSPADIFLAASDDDVNRLQIPILERDAFLHNELWLVTPKGKPCAETWDDLNTCARIVIGDPVNVPAGRYAKAALEVEGAWGQAEPRIMFAQNVRQVLTLIEQGDANAGFVYKTELTTGVEAIQSIPLEATGTISYPAVRLTHESYVRDVYARLFDDDIQTHFLAKGFSK
- the aceA gene encoding isocitrate lyase, with translation MNEQHVQLEDMLQSERFNGVERPYGVEDVMRLRGSVLIEHTLATKGAERLWELLHERDYVHALGALTGNQAIQQVKAGLEAIYLSGWQVAADANLSGHMYPDQSLYPANSVPSVVKRINQALQRADQIQTAEGKGDTHWFAPIVADMEAGFGGVLNVFELTKAMIEAGAAGVHLEDQLSSEKKCGHLGGKVLLPTQTAVKNLIAARLAADVMGVSTIIVARTDAHAANLITSDIDPIDHPFIVGDRTPEGFYRTEAGIEQAIARGLAYAPYADLVWCETSEPDLDEARQFADAIHAKYPGKLLAYNCSPSFNWKKKLSDEEIATFQQEIGAMGYKFQFVTLAGFHSLNFGMFELARGYKDRGMAAYSELQQAEFSAEQHGYTATRHQREVGTGYFDEVSLVISGGQSSTTALAGSTEAEQFETPSH
- a CDS encoding molybdopterin oxidoreductase family protein, which encodes MSDFLTSPEVQNLIKPGEKLITTHCCYCGMQCGMHIRVDEKTGAVKGVEPRYDFPVNKGKLCPKGVTAYQTIEHPDRIMTPLIKRNGKFEKATWEEALDVIEANFKRIQREHGKDAVSVFGGVSMTNEKCYLVGKYARVALGTRFIDYNGRFCMSSAAGGFLKTLGIDRGATLPWTEFEHVDTFFVAGSNIAECHPTTTQHIWKAKDKGAKIIVADPREIPMARVADVHLDLKPGTDAALAMGLLNFLIEHDYVDQAYVDERCDNYEELKASVRDWTLERTSDVTGVAIEKLEKAGHIYGKSPRSVMLFARGVEQQSKGVDNVSLYTSMALLRGMIGKFASGVATMTGQGNGQGGREHGQKADLLPGYRKLTDPKAVEYVSGVWGIDPSEMPKPGVSAFEMFDEIQAGTIRAMHLMCSNPAVSAPNLPYVWDSFNKLDFFVVSDFFMSESCEFADVVLPACSWAEDEGTTTNLEGRVIRIRKVREPLGESLPDWEIMKRIAERMGRGQYFPYDTARDIWEEFRIATKGGAADYSGITWERIDDEYGVFWPCPSEDHPGTPTMFKERFGTASGKANLPVVTYRPAGEYANEEYPVTLTTGRVVFHYLSGNQTRRVDFLSTMSKLPFVEIHPELASSYGLQTGDKVELRTRRGAMVVEARLTKAIRKDTVFVPYHWGKELAINQLTNPCLDPMSRMPEFKVCAVQMKKLPTNTPLHINPLTVPLGSSVPFMADHAIATSCHVMDEEVQTK